In Brassica napus cultivar Da-Ae chromosome A3, Da-Ae, whole genome shotgun sequence, the sequence AGAAGTGACTGTTTCCCAAACCTAGATCTAGACCTACTTCTGCAAAAAGCTAAGGTGAGGACTTGCTGtgaacttgtctcatgttgagTAATCAATGGGACTTAGTCCTTTGTTAATCAGATCTAGATCTTGTGTGTATGTGTGATATGTTATGTGATTGATCTTGTTTAGACGGTAGTACATGTTGAAGTGATAAGAACATAGGCATGTTAGGGTGGTCAAGAAATGATGATAAGATGATGAGACGTGTTGTGAATGATAAGTGAAAGATGTAAGAATAAGTACGAATAAGGGATCATATAGAGAGTCTAAGGTTTGTAGGTGGGGTAAGTAgtccacgctaggtatccataggagatgtggcgaatccacatgaatatggaagcacccataggagatgtggcgaatccacatgaatatggggtagaagcctagtggGGGGCTACCCACTgaggaaaagaggaaaagaggaaaagaggaaaagaggaaaagaggaaaagatgaaaaggataTGCATTGTAGGGTCTTTAGTTCATGTCGGGTAGTATGGGATTCTGTGTGATAGATCTTATTAGCTCATGACTTGTGATTGTTTGCTCTTCCTGAGCTGAGTTCGTGGGTTCCTAGAACCTGCCCTCACTGAGTATTGtgtactcacccctctttttaCAGGTATGGCCGAGAGGGAGCGGGAGTAGATGTCCGTATGGTGCAAGTGTTTTCTCGAGTCTTTCATTTGGATTCTTTTCTTTCCGCCATTTCTTCCTAAGTTTTATTCGACATTCAGTTTTTAGTTGAGTTCGGTTTTATGTAAGACAGTTTGGGTTTTAATAAGAGCTTTTTGAACGAAAAGGTTTGAGTTAAAGTATTTGATAGGGTTCATCGGGCCAAGGCCtttacaattggtatcagagcgggttaaACCCACCCGGTGCTGTCCCGGGTGGGTAGGGAAGGGTCGGGTAGAAGTAGGAAAACCCGGGTTTCAAAGGAACTTCTTCCGAACGTCTTTCTAAGTATTTCAAAAagggtttcaaaaaaaaaaaaaaaaaaaaaatgcaccaCTCGGACGGAACTCCTAGCTCACTCGGTGGACAATAGAATTTGAGTAGAACCGTGGCTAATACTCCTTCACTTGTCAACAGGATGCCTCCCAAGAATGCCAGAGTTGCAAGGCCAGCTACGGCCAACCTGAGAGCGACGCGACGGGTCACCAGGTCCGCGTCTCAAGCCTCCAGCGAGGCAGAAAGCCGAAGAGGGGGCGCACCTGAGAATGAGAACCCAGTGGAAATGCCGAACGTGGCGAATGCAGCGCTCCTGGCAGAACTGCAAAGATACCGCGATGCCTATGGGGGTCATCTGCCCAATGGTGAAGCCGCCGCAGATGCGGGGGACAACCCCATACCACCCGGGGCGGCCCAGAATCCGCCACCGCCGCCTCCACCCCCGGCAGCGCCTGCGGTGGTGCACGCCCCCGGACCCAACTACTGGGACATGCTGAGACACATGAAGAGTATGCAGACGGAGTTTTTCAATGGAAAGGCCGACGCGATTGTCGCGGATAATTGGAGACGTCAACTCGAGAGGAACTTCGCTTCTGCAAGGTGCCCACCGGAGTTCCGTAGGGACCTGGCTGCTCACTACCTTAAAGACGACGCACTAGTGTGGTGGGACGAAGTGGTCGAAAGGTCACACGGGATACGACTGACCTGGGATGATTTCCTGGAGGCATTCAATGGGAAGTACTTTCCCTTAGAAGCCATGGACGCGATGGAAAGCAAGTTTCAGGACATCCGTCAAGGGTCGAGGAATGTACGAGACTACGGGGACGAGTTCAACCGACTTCGGAGATTTGCGGGTCACTACCTGAGTGATCACGACTTAATCCGCCGTTTCCTCAAAGGTATGAGAGTGGAACTGAGGAATAGCTGCAACGTGAGGGACTATCGTGATGTCCATGAGCTGATTGAGAAAGCCGCAGAACAAGAATCAGGGCTCGAGGAAGAGCGAAAACAGAACCAGAACTCCCAGAACCGGGGTACCAAACGGCCCCGGGATGCACAACCCGCGGCTGAGCCTGCTCCGTTAAGGCCCGCATGTGAGAGGTGTGGACGATTCCATGCAGGGGAGTGCAGGATGGGAGCATGCTTCACCTGCGGCGAGCGCGGACATATAGCGAGGGATTGCCCGAAGGAGAGACAAGGCCAACGCAGGCGCTGTTACCGCTGCGGCCAGGAGGGACATCTGGCGTGGGAGTGCCCAACACTCCAAAGAGGAAACGCGGAAGGGGCACAACCCCAACAGCAGAGGGGGCAAGCCGCAGGGGCAAGAGCGTACGCCGTCGAGGGTCGCGATGGAGCCGAACCGATCGCGGGTACGTTTGATTTAACAATACGATTATGTTATATGAAAAGAACTGTAGTAGTCGTGTAGCTTAGCGTTAGTGTTGTGTAGGGTCTGTCGCGGTCGGAGGAGTGACAGCGTTCACTCTCTTCGACACCGGGGCAACTCACAGTTTTGTAAGCCCTAGACTTACGCGTGAGTGGGACTTTAaggggaacttcaacaccatgGTGACGGGAGTCGAGACGGCAGGAACAGAGAAAATGGCCACGAGGGGTAGATATGAAGAAGTACCGGTGATCCTCGCAGGTGTGAACTTACCCGGAGACCTGCTGGAGTTAGAACTGGGGCGTTACGAGGTGATCTTGGGAATGGATTGGCTAGCACAACACAGAGCCGTGGTTGAGTGTGCCAAGGCATGCGTTAGGATCCCGCTTGATGGGAGGCAAATCGTGTACAGAGGAATGAGAACTAGGACCGGAATAACTGTGGTGTCGATGACCCATGCTGAAGAAGCAATCCGGAAAGGAGGAGAAGCCTTTTTAGCCACTATTGAAATGGTGGGTGAGACCGAAGCGCCAGATCTGGAGAGTATCCCTGTAGCAGCAGAGTATGCCGATGTGTTCAAACCACTACGCGGACCCCCACCTCAACGAAATAACGCTTTTACGATTGAGCTAGAACCCGGAACCGCACCGGTTTCCAGGGCCCCCTACCGTTTGGCGCCTGCAGAGATGGCTGAACTGAAGAAACAACTGGAAGAACTAGTGGAAAAGGGATTCATACGTCCGAGTAGCTCGCCTTGGGGGGCGCCGGTACTCTTTGTAAAGAAGAAGGATGGGAGCCTCCGACTGTGCATCGACTACCGGGGATTGAACAAAGTTACCGTTAAAAATAAGTATCCCATACCCCGTATAGACGAACTTATGGACCAGCTGGAGGGAGCCACTTGGTTCTCGAAGATAGACCTCGCTTGAGGTTATCACCAAATCCCTATTCACGAAGAAGATATTAGGAAGACAGCTTTTCGTACCCGGTACGGACACTACGAATTCGTAGTAATGCCCTTTGGACTGACGAACGCGCCGGCAGCTTTCATGGGGCTAATGAATGATATTTTCAGAGATTATCTGGACCAGTGTGTGATTGTCTTCATCGACGATATCTTAATTTACTCCAAGAGCCGGGAGGACCACAGACGCCATTTGGGTATCGTACTGGACAAGTTAAGGGAGCATGGGTTATATGCTAAGCTtagcaagtgtagtttctggcaaCGTAAGATTGGGTTTCTGGGTCATGTGATCTCCGAAGCAGGGATAGCGGTGGACCCCGAGAAGATCACCGCGATCACGAAATGGCCAACACCAAGTAACGCAACAGAAGTACGAAGTTTCCTCGGGTTGGCGGGATACTACCGCAAGTATGTTTTAGGGTTCGCCACAATAGCCAGGCCACTCACCCGCCTTACAGGCAAGGAGGTTAGGTTCGAATGGACAGAGGCGTGCGAGGAGGGATTCAAACAACTAAAGGACATGCTGACTAGAGCCCCAGTACTGGTCCTACCTAGACCAGGGGTGCCATTTGTGGTCTACACCGACGCCTCCAGGGTCGGAGTGGGGTGCGTACTCATGCAGGAAGGAAAAGTGATCGCCTACGCGTCCAGAAAACTGCGGAAACATGAGTCTAATTACCCGACACATGATTTAGAGCTAGCGGCAGTggtatttgcattaaaaatcTGGAGATCGTACTTATATGGGGAGAAGGTACAAATTTTCACGGACCACCAGAGTTTGAAATATGTGTTCACTCAAGGAGATCTGAACCTACGGCAGCGCAGGTGGATGGAACTACTAGCAGATTACGATCTGGTCATCGATTATCACCCCGGGAAGGCAAACCTGGTGGCAGATGCCTTAAGCCGAAGGAAATCAGACATCTCCGGAGCAAGGGAAACTCAGGAACTTGCCACAGCCTTATCAAAACTGCACCTCTGTGCGACGACCGTGAACGAAGAGGGCGCCGGGTTAGAGGTTGTGGAACAAGCCGACCTGCTGAGTCGAATCAGTAAGGCCCAGGAAACGGACTCCACACTCCAAAAGATGGTCGACAAGGAGGTGAGCGGGTACCGTACGGCTGGGAATGGTACCATCCTGTTTAAAGGCCGAGTGTGCGTACCACAGGGAGGGAACTTGAGGGACGAACTACTGGCACAAGCTCATCAATCACGATTCGCAATTCACCCGGGACGGACAAAAATGTACCAAGATCTGAAGCGGTACTACCACTGGGAAGGAATGAAGAGAGATGTCGCTTTGTGGATAGCCCGGTGTCAGACCTGTCAGCTGGTTAAGGCGGAGCGCGGAGTTCCAGGCGGACTGTTGCAGGAGTTACCCTTACCACAATGGAAATGGGATATGGTGACAATGGATTTCGTCACAGGGCTACCACGGACCACGAAAAACAAGGACGCTATATGGGTGATAGTAGACCGCCTGACAAAGACGGCTCATTTTCTACCTATACGAACCACCGATAAGACGGAGGACTTAGCACGCGAGTATCTGAACGTCATAGTGAAGTTACATGGGGTACCGGTGAGCATAGTATCTGACCGGGATCCGAAGTTTACTTCAACTTTCTGGCAGGCATTTCAAAGAGCATTGGGAACCAAGGTTCGCCTTAGCACCGCGTATCAtccacagacggatggacagtccGAGAGGACCATCCAGACACTCGAGGATATGTTGAGGGCGAGTGTTTTGGAATGGGGGGGTAAATGGAGCGAATATCTACCGTTGGTGGAGTTCTCTTATAACAACAGCTACCATGCGAGCATCGAAATGTCCCCGTACGAAGCATTGTATGGGCGACCCTGTAGGACCCCCTTATGTTGGACCGAAGTGGGGGAGAAACGAGATATGACCCCCGAACTAGTTGGAGAAACGATCAAGCAAGTAGAACTCCTCAGAGACAGATTGAAAACGGCTCACGACCGCCAGAAGAGTTACGCCGACAAACACCGGAAGAGACTAGAGTTTGCGGTAGGGGATGAGGTGTACTTGAAAATGAGAACTTTTCGAGGGAATGACCCAAACCGAAAGTTGAAAAAGCTGAGACCCAGGTACATGGGTCCATACGTGATAAAGGAGAGGATCGGTGCAGTCGCGTATCGTCTGGTACTACCGCCGGAACTATCAGATTTCCATGACGTGTTTCACATCTCCGTGCTACGGAAGGTCATAAGAGAGCCTGAGCTGATCTTGCCGCACCCGCCTAAGGATGCGCAACGTAACTTGACCTTGGTTAGCAAACCCATAAAGATTATGGAGGAAAAGGAAGTAAATAACCAGGGACGAAAGGAAAAGATGGTTCTCGTACGATGGGAGAGGGATGGAATCCACGAGGATGTGTGGGAACATGAGTCGCACTTGAGGGCTAACTACCCCGAGATCCTTGGAAACGCGGAGCGGGACCAGGAGGAGGTccagaattcggggacgaatccTTTTctagtgggggagaattgtaacatcccgggcCCGGCCCAAAAGGGGACTCAAATGCAGGAggcccaagaagaagaaaccctaGACATAACCCCTCCCACTGCTTATAAAAGGAGAAGTTCC encodes:
- the LOC125607175 gene encoding uncharacterized protein LOC125607175 → MPPKNARVARPATANLRATRRVTRSASQASSEAESRRGGAPENENPVEMPNVANAALLAELQRYRDAYGGHLPNGEAAADAGDNPIPPGAAQNPPPPPPPPAAPAVVHAPGPNYWDMLRHMKSMQTEFFNGKADAIVADNWRRQLERNFASARCPPEFRRDLAAHYLKDDALVWWDEVVERSHGIRLTWDDFLEAFNGKYFPLEAMDAMESKFQDIRQGSRNVRDYGDEFNRLRRFAGHYLSDHDLIRRFLKGMRVELRNSCNVRDYRDVHELIEKAAEQESGLEEERKQNQNSQNRGTKRPRDAQPAAEPAPLRPACERCGRFHAGECRMGACFTCGERGHIARDCPKERQGQRRRCYRCGQEGHLAWECPTLQRGNAEGAQPQQQRGQAAGARAYAVEGRDGAEPIAGSVAVGGVTAFTLFDTGATHSFVSPRLTREWDFKGNFNTMVTGVETAGTEKMATRGRYEEVPVILAGVNLPGDLLELELGRYEVILGMDWLAQHRAVVECAKACVRIPLDGRQIVYRGMRTRTGITVVSMTHAEEAIRKGGEAFLATIEMVGETEAPDLESIPVAAEYADVFKPLRGPPPQRNNAFTIELEPGTAPVSRAPYRLAPAEMAELKKQLEELVEKGFIRPSSSPWGAPVLFVKKKDGSLRLCIDYRGLNKVTVKNKYPIPRIDELMDQLEGATWFSKIDLA